A genome region from Mycobacterium florentinum includes the following:
- a CDS encoding DUF5319 domain-containing protein, with product MRDHLPPGLPPDPFADDPCDPSAALDAVEPGQPLDQQERMAVEADLADLAVYEALLAHKGIRGLVVCCDECQQDHYHDWDMLRANLLQLLIDGTVRPHEPAYDPEPDAYVTWDYCRGYADASLNEATSDADGFHRRH from the coding sequence GTGCGTGACCACCTCCCCCCGGGTTTGCCACCCGACCCTTTCGCGGACGACCCATGTGACCCGTCGGCGGCGCTGGACGCCGTCGAGCCCGGACAGCCGCTGGATCAACAAGAGCGCATGGCGGTCGAGGCGGACCTGGCCGATCTGGCCGTGTACGAAGCACTGTTGGCGCACAAGGGAATTCGCGGACTTGTGGTCTGTTGCGACGAGTGTCAGCAGGACCACTATCACGACTGGGACATGCTGCGGGCCAACCTGCTGCAACTGCTGATCGATGGCACCGTCCGCCCGCACGAGCCCGCCTACGACCCGGAGCCGGACGCCTACGTCACCTGGGATTACTGCCGCGGATATGCCGACGCCTCGCTCAACGAGGCGACGTCGGACGCCGACGGATTTCACCGGCGCCACTGA
- a CDS encoding anti-sigma-D factor RsdA: protein MPESGFTDRPGLDELSRTDLLLDALAERQPIDVDDPNDDALAALLGDWRDDLRWPPASALVSPEEAVGALRAGMIEQRRSRRGLATVASVAATLIALSGFGAMVVEARPGGTLYGLHSMFFDEPRVNQNQTMLSAKADLAKVQQLIDKGQWTQAENQLAEVSSTVQSLNDSAGRKELLDEIDLLNAKVDSRDPNATLPPAAPAPSSAVLPAPQSQVSSIPKAITPSATLPAPSQTPSPAPSHHRH, encoded by the coding sequence ATGCCTGAATCTGGTTTCACAGACCGACCGGGGCTCGACGAGTTGAGCCGGACCGATCTGCTCCTTGATGCGCTGGCCGAACGTCAGCCGATCGACGTCGACGATCCCAACGACGACGCGCTGGCCGCCCTGCTGGGGGACTGGCGCGACGACTTGCGCTGGCCACCGGCCAGTGCGCTGGTGTCGCCGGAGGAAGCCGTGGGGGCGCTGCGCGCCGGAATGATCGAGCAGCGGCGCAGCCGTCGCGGCCTGGCAACGGTCGCCTCGGTGGCGGCGACGTTGATCGCCCTCAGCGGGTTCGGCGCCATGGTGGTCGAGGCGCGTCCGGGTGGGACGCTCTACGGCCTGCACTCGATGTTCTTCGACGAGCCCCGGGTCAACCAGAACCAGACCATGTTGTCCGCCAAGGCGGATCTCGCGAAGGTGCAGCAACTGATCGACAAGGGTCAATGGACCCAGGCCGAGAATCAGCTGGCGGAAGTCAGCAGCACCGTGCAGTCGTTGAACGACAGCGCCGGCCGAAAAGAGCTGCTGGACGAGATCGATCTGCTGAACGCGAAAGTCGATTCGCGGGATCCGAACGCGACGCTCCCGCCGGCCGCACCCGCGCCGAGCTCCGCGGTGCTTCCGGCTCCGCAGTCCCAGGTTTCGTCGATTCCGAAGGCAATCACCCCGAGCGCAACCCTGCCCGCGCCCAGCCAAACCCCAAGTCCTGCTCCGAGTCACCACCGGCACTAG
- a CDS encoding sigma-70 family RNA polymerase sigma factor, which translates to MTIQGERLDAVVAEAVAGDGNALREVLETIRPIVVRYCRARVGTVERGGLTADDVAQEVCLATLTALPRYRDRGRPFLAFLYGIAAHKVADAHRAAGRDLAYPSESVPERWSSEAGPEQRALEADSVSRMNELLDILPAKQREILILRVVVGLSAEETAAAVGATPGAVRVAQHRALSRLKSEMVAAGDYA; encoded by the coding sequence ATGACAATTCAAGGTGAACGTCTCGACGCTGTGGTTGCCGAAGCCGTAGCGGGAGACGGAAACGCCCTACGGGAGGTGCTGGAGACCATCCGCCCGATTGTGGTGCGATATTGCCGGGCGCGAGTCGGCACCGTCGAGCGGGGTGGCCTGACAGCCGACGATGTGGCTCAGGAGGTGTGCTTGGCGACGCTTACGGCCCTGCCGCGTTACCGCGATCGAGGACGCCCCTTTCTGGCCTTCCTATATGGCATTGCGGCGCACAAAGTGGCCGACGCCCATCGCGCTGCCGGCCGCGATCTCGCCTACCCGTCCGAATCCGTTCCCGAGCGCTGGTCGTCCGAGGCGGGCCCCGAGCAGCGCGCTCTCGAAGCCGACTCGGTCAGCCGGATGAACGAATTGCTCGACATCCTTCCCGCCAAGCAACGCGAGATTCTGATCCTTCGCGTCGTCGTCGGCCTCTCTGCGGAAGAGACTGCCGCCGCCGTCGGCGCGACACCAGGAGCCGTTCGGGTAGCACAGCACCGAGCTTTGTCGCGGCTCAAATCCGAGATGGTTGCGGCGGGGGACTATGCCTGA
- a CDS encoding WhiB family transcriptional regulator, with protein sequence MPQPEQLPGPNADIWNWQLQGLCRGVDSSMFFHPDGERGRARMQREQRAKEMCRHCPVIQQCRSHALDVGEPYGVWGGLSESERDMLLKGDIGRNRGIRRSA encoded by the coding sequence ATGCCACAGCCGGAGCAGCTACCTGGGCCCAACGCGGACATCTGGAACTGGCAACTGCAGGGACTGTGCCGCGGTGTCGACTCGTCGATGTTCTTTCATCCCGACGGCGAACGTGGCCGCGCCCGCATGCAGCGTGAGCAGCGCGCCAAGGAGATGTGCCGGCACTGCCCGGTGATCCAGCAGTGCCGGTCGCACGCACTCGATGTCGGTGAGCCGTACGGGGTTTGGGGCGGCCTGTCCGAATCCGAGCGCGACATGCTGCTGAAGGGCGACATCGGCCGCAACCGCGGCATCCGCCGCTCGGCCTAG
- a CDS encoding LLM class flavin-dependent oxidoreductase: MILSRCAQCTSRIGLGPGVLVPSLRHPMVNAAAIAELESQAPGRVAVAIGSGFTGRMSLGQRAMPWRLVAEYVRCLRALLAGETAEWEGAKIGMLQLPGFGAKRPIEVPILIGADGPKGLAVAAELGDGVFSAAVPQAEAAKIADWRALLCFGTVLDDGEELTSPRAIDAAGPAAAVLYHAMYERGGAEAVDALPGGQGWREAIEAYPTDERHLAIHRGHLVKANVSDELHLVELIPFASSMALTGTAGELPEKIAGLAAQGVTEIVYQPAGSDIERELTVFASAAGLREPPS; the protein is encoded by the coding sequence ATGATTCTCAGCCGCTGCGCGCAATGCACGTCGCGGATCGGCCTGGGGCCCGGGGTGCTCGTTCCGAGCCTGCGGCATCCGATGGTGAACGCCGCCGCGATCGCCGAGCTGGAAAGCCAGGCGCCGGGGCGCGTCGCGGTGGCGATCGGTTCGGGTTTCACCGGCCGGATGTCGCTGGGCCAGCGGGCCATGCCGTGGCGGCTGGTGGCCGAATACGTACGGTGCTTGCGCGCCCTGCTGGCCGGCGAAACAGCCGAGTGGGAGGGCGCGAAAATCGGTATGTTGCAGCTTCCCGGTTTCGGGGCGAAGCGACCGATCGAGGTACCGATACTGATCGGCGCCGACGGCCCGAAGGGGCTGGCCGTTGCGGCGGAACTCGGCGACGGCGTCTTCTCCGCGGCCGTTCCGCAGGCCGAGGCTGCCAAGATCGCCGACTGGCGGGCGCTGTTGTGCTTCGGGACCGTGCTCGACGACGGTGAGGAGCTGACCTCCCCGCGCGCCATCGATGCCGCAGGGCCCGCCGCGGCGGTTCTGTATCACGCTATGTATGAGCGCGGCGGTGCCGAGGCAGTCGACGCGCTGCCCGGTGGGCAAGGCTGGCGCGAGGCAATCGAGGCCTACCCGACCGACGAGCGGCACCTCGCGATCCATCGCGGACATCTCGTCAAGGCAAATGTGAGCGACGAGCTACACCTCGTCGAGCTGATCCCGTTCGCGAGCTCGATGGCGTTGACCGGCACCGCCGGCGAGTTGCCGGAGAAGATCGCCGGACTCGCCGCACAGGGCGTCACCGAGATCGTCTACCAGCCAGCCGGATCCGACATCGAGCGGGAACTCACGGTGTTCGCGTCGGCCGCCGGTCTGCGTGAACCGCCCTCATGA
- the poxB gene encoding ubiquinone-dependent pyruvate dehydrogenase: MPTVAQHIISALEGSGIARVYGLPGDSLNGFTDAIRRSGRIAWEHVRHEEAAAFAAAADAALTGGLAVCVGSCGPGNLHLINGLFDAQRTRVPVLAIAAQIPLDEVGSQYFQETHPQELFRECSVYCELVSKPEMALRIVEMAMRSAIEQRGVAVVVVPGEVFLSQLSDPDWKIGPVLATRSVLRPAHEPLRQAADMLNRSTRITILAGAGCAGAHDEVVDLAGTLGAPIVHALRGKEHLEYDNPYDVGMTGLLGFASGYKAIKEADVLLMLGTDFPYRQFYPTAATIIQVDIDGSHIGRRAHVDLGLLGTVKDTISALRPLLSPAFERDHLDRALKHYRRTRKSLDDLAVNDRDRTPIRPEYVARLASQLASDDAVFTYDVGTPTIWAARYLTMNGRRRLIGSATHGSMAGALSHAIGAQTVDRGRQVVALAGDGGLTMLFGELVTLKQNRLPVKVIVFNNSSLGFVELEMKAAGIVNFGTDLAAVDFAAVARAVGLFAQRVEQPADLNAALEVAFAHDGPAVIDVVTARQELTIPPTITAEQVKGFSLYAIRTILAGRGDELLDLVSTNVARRILD, encoded by the coding sequence TTGCCAACCGTTGCGCAGCACATCATTTCAGCACTCGAAGGCAGCGGGATAGCACGTGTCTATGGCCTACCGGGTGACAGCCTCAACGGATTTACCGATGCGATCCGCCGCTCGGGCCGAATCGCTTGGGAACACGTGCGTCACGAGGAAGCCGCGGCCTTCGCCGCCGCGGCCGACGCCGCTTTGACCGGCGGCCTGGCGGTGTGTGTCGGCAGCTGCGGGCCGGGCAATCTGCATCTGATCAACGGGTTGTTCGACGCGCAGCGCACTCGTGTTCCAGTTTTGGCGATCGCGGCGCAGATACCGCTGGATGAAGTCGGTTCGCAGTACTTCCAGGAGACGCACCCGCAGGAGCTGTTCCGTGAGTGCAGCGTGTATTGCGAGCTCGTCAGCAAGCCGGAAATGGCGCTACGCATTGTCGAGATGGCGATGCGGTCCGCGATCGAACAGCGCGGCGTCGCCGTTGTTGTCGTACCGGGAGAGGTTTTCCTGAGCCAGCTCAGTGACCCGGACTGGAAGATCGGGCCGGTTTTGGCTACCCGCTCGGTGCTGCGACCCGCCCACGAGCCGTTGCGCCAGGCCGCCGATATGCTCAACCGCTCGACACGCATCACGATCCTTGCTGGCGCGGGGTGCGCCGGGGCGCACGACGAAGTCGTTGACCTCGCAGGGACGTTGGGGGCGCCGATCGTGCATGCGTTGCGCGGCAAGGAGCATCTGGAGTACGACAACCCCTACGACGTCGGCATGACCGGTCTGCTCGGCTTCGCCTCCGGATACAAGGCGATCAAGGAGGCCGATGTGCTGCTGATGCTGGGCACCGACTTCCCTTACCGGCAGTTCTATCCCACCGCCGCCACCATCATTCAGGTCGACATCGACGGGAGCCATATCGGCAGGCGCGCGCATGTCGATCTCGGATTGCTTGGCACGGTGAAGGACACGATCAGCGCGTTGCGGCCGCTGCTCTCCCCAGCATTCGAGCGAGACCACTTGGATCGCGCGCTGAAGCACTACCGCAGGACCCGCAAGTCGCTTGACGATCTGGCGGTCAACGACCGCGACCGCACGCCGATCCGGCCGGAATACGTTGCGCGGCTTGCCAGTCAACTGGCAAGCGATGATGCGGTGTTCACCTATGACGTAGGCACACCCACGATTTGGGCGGCCCGGTACCTGACGATGAACGGTCGGCGCCGTCTGATCGGGTCGGCGACGCACGGGAGCATGGCAGGTGCCCTCTCGCACGCGATCGGTGCACAGACTGTTGACCGTGGTCGGCAGGTTGTCGCGCTGGCGGGGGACGGCGGCCTGACGATGCTGTTCGGGGAACTGGTGACGCTCAAGCAGAATCGACTGCCGGTGAAGGTGATTGTGTTCAACAACTCATCGCTGGGTTTCGTCGAGTTGGAGATGAAGGCCGCCGGCATCGTGAACTTCGGCACCGACTTGGCGGCAGTCGACTTCGCCGCGGTGGCGCGCGCGGTCGGGCTCTTTGCGCAGCGTGTCGAACAGCCCGCTGACCTCAACGCGGCGTTGGAAGTCGCGTTCGCGCATGACGGGCCCGCGGTCATCGACGTGGTCACCGCGCGTCAGGAGCTCACCATCCCGCCGACCATCACCGCTGAGCAGGTAAAGGGGTTCTCGCTGTACGCAATCCGAACCATCCTGGCCGGCCGCGGTGATGAACTCCTCGACCTCGTCAGCACCAACGTCGCACGAAGGATCCTCGACTGA
- a CDS encoding thiolase family protein, whose amino-acid sequence MSASDEVWILGIHMTKFGKHPELDTVDLAAEAAMGALSDAGVTMADIGVLAAGNLMNANASVGQQLQKQIGQTGIPVYNVANACATGATALRTAIMAVKAGEVDYGLAVGVEKLAGAGLLAGGAKKKDADTWTPAGRYGAVAGIDGRIGTETMPGVFAQIGVEYGHKYGGTSFELFAKISEKNHAHSTLNPLASYQKRFTLEQIMNDVMIAYPNTRPMCSANCDGAAAAVVCSGETLKSLSLEQRRRAVKVSASVLTTDPYEEGCQVLPNVNTLTRKAATIAYEQAGIGPADLDLVELHDCFATAELVHYDNLMLCEEGGAADFFNSGATWRDGSTPVNVSGGLESKGHPIAATGIANVWEICHHLRGEAGERQIKDAKVGLAHVIGLGSACGVHVLEKSTA is encoded by the coding sequence ATGAGCGCAAGCGATGAGGTCTGGATCCTCGGCATCCACATGACCAAGTTCGGCAAGCACCCCGAACTCGACACCGTCGACCTGGCGGCCGAGGCCGCCATGGGCGCGCTTTCGGACGCGGGCGTCACCATGGCCGACATTGGTGTGCTCGCCGCGGGCAACCTGATGAACGCGAATGCCAGTGTCGGGCAACAGCTTCAGAAGCAGATCGGCCAAACGGGCATCCCCGTCTACAACGTCGCCAACGCCTGCGCCACCGGTGCCACCGCACTGCGCACCGCCATCATGGCCGTCAAGGCCGGCGAGGTGGACTACGGCCTGGCGGTCGGTGTCGAGAAGCTCGCGGGTGCCGGTCTGCTGGCGGGCGGGGCCAAGAAGAAGGACGCTGACACCTGGACGCCGGCCGGCCGCTATGGAGCGGTCGCGGGGATCGACGGCAGGATCGGTACGGAGACGATGCCGGGCGTCTTCGCCCAGATCGGGGTCGAATACGGCCACAAGTACGGCGGCACCAGCTTCGAGTTGTTCGCGAAGATCAGCGAGAAGAACCACGCCCACTCCACGCTGAATCCGCTTGCGTCATACCAAAAGCGGTTCACCCTCGAGCAGATCATGAACGACGTCATGATCGCGTACCCGAACACGCGCCCGATGTGCTCGGCGAACTGCGATGGTGCGGCGGCCGCGGTCGTGTGCAGCGGCGAGACCCTGAAGTCGCTGTCGCTCGAACAGCGGCGGCGCGCGGTGAAGGTGTCGGCGTCGGTCCTGACGACCGACCCCTATGAAGAAGGCTGTCAGGTGTTGCCGAACGTCAACACGCTCACCCGAAAGGCCGCCACGATCGCATACGAGCAGGCGGGCATCGGCCCAGCCGACCTCGATCTCGTCGAATTGCACGATTGTTTCGCCACCGCCGAACTGGTGCACTACGACAACCTGATGCTGTGCGAAGAGGGCGGCGCGGCGGATTTCTTCAACTCGGGTGCGACCTGGCGTGACGGTTCGACTCCGGTGAACGTGTCAGGCGGGCTGGAGTCCAAGGGCCATCCCATCGCGGCCACCGGCATCGCCAACGTCTGGGAGATCTGTCACCACCTGCGTGGCGAGGCCGGAGAACGCCAGATCAAGGATGCCAAGGTGGGCCTGGCTCACGTGATCGGACTCGGTTCCGCGTGCGGCGTGCACGTCCTGGAGAAGTCGACGGCTTAA
- a CDS encoding Zn-ribbon domain-containing OB-fold protein, with translation MAGQIPLVDYLVLDDDKPRLVAQECVNCGARYFDRRNACAKCFATEFRTVPVVTEGTVRAFTIVAFAAPGIPTPFVAAVVDCGGTQVRANLINVEPDPEHVFDGMKVRLATHSIGTDSEGTEAVGFGFEPVSATKEQ, from the coding sequence ATGGCCGGACAGATCCCGCTGGTCGACTATCTGGTGCTGGACGACGACAAACCGCGTCTGGTCGCGCAGGAATGCGTCAACTGCGGTGCCCGATACTTCGACCGGCGAAACGCCTGCGCCAAGTGCTTTGCCACCGAATTCAGGACCGTCCCGGTCGTGACCGAGGGCACGGTGCGCGCGTTCACCATCGTTGCGTTCGCGGCGCCCGGTATCCCTACCCCCTTCGTGGCCGCCGTGGTCGACTGCGGCGGAACCCAGGTGCGTGCCAACCTCATCAACGTCGAGCCCGACCCCGAGCACGTTTTCGACGGCATGAAAGTACGTCTCGCCACCCACTCGATCGGCACCGACTCCGAGGGCACGGAGGCGGTCGGGTTCGGTTTCGAACCCGTTTCGGCAACCAAGGAGCAGTGA
- a CDS encoding OsmC family protein yields MTSQSDKDAASAEGTVTVTETGTGTYTQQITAGHHLLVADEPRPTGDDAGPTPYDLLLAALGSCTSMTVRMYANRKGWPLERVRVTLRHSRIHAQDCAECETKSGWIDHIDREIELTGDLDQTQRDRLLLIAERCPVHQTLTSEVRVATSLRVPQ; encoded by the coding sequence ATGACAAGCCAGAGCGACAAGGACGCGGCGTCGGCCGAGGGCACGGTGACCGTCACGGAGACGGGCACGGGCACGTACACGCAGCAGATCACCGCCGGACACCACCTGCTCGTTGCCGACGAGCCACGGCCGACCGGCGACGACGCCGGGCCCACGCCGTACGACCTACTGCTGGCCGCGCTGGGTTCGTGTACCTCGATGACGGTGCGGATGTACGCCAACCGCAAGGGCTGGCCACTGGAGCGGGTGCGAGTAACGTTGCGGCACTCGCGTATTCATGCGCAGGACTGCGCCGAGTGCGAAACCAAGTCCGGTTGGATCGATCACATTGATCGGGAGATCGAGTTGACCGGCGATCTCGACCAGACACAACGGGATCGGCTGTTGCTCATCGCCGAACGTTGTCCCGTCCATCAGACGCTGACCTCGGAAGTCCGGGTCGCCACATCATTGCGCGTTCCGCAATAG
- a CDS encoding SDR family NAD(P)-dependent oxidoreductase has protein sequence MLNSSPVALITGAGRGIGRASAVRLSAAGYRVALTSRSEDQLHETARSCSGEALVLPDDITSTDAIDRVFDTVEEAWGGVDVLVANAGAATSAPVSRTTDEQWAQMLDLNLTAPFRCIRRALPTMVEQGHGRIVVVASVAAKKGEPYVSAYTASKHGVLGVVRSAAAEVAAKGVTVNAVCPGYVDSSMTQHTIANIATATNCTPEEARAVLEAKQPNRRLVTVYEVAEAVWLCVTNSALNGQGITIDGGGVQS, from the coding sequence GTGCTCAACTCGAGTCCAGTGGCCCTGATCACCGGTGCCGGCCGCGGCATCGGTCGTGCGTCGGCGGTGCGTCTTAGCGCGGCGGGCTACCGCGTCGCCCTGACCTCGCGCAGCGAAGACCAACTCCACGAAACCGCCCGATCCTGTTCCGGCGAGGCGCTCGTGCTGCCGGACGACATCACGTCCACCGACGCCATCGACCGCGTCTTCGACACGGTCGAGGAAGCGTGGGGCGGCGTCGACGTCCTGGTCGCCAATGCGGGTGCGGCAACCTCGGCTCCCGTTTCCAGGACCACCGACGAACAGTGGGCCCAGATGCTCGACCTGAACCTCACCGCGCCGTTTCGTTGCATTCGGCGGGCCCTTCCCACCATGGTCGAGCAGGGCCACGGCCGCATCGTGGTCGTGGCTTCCGTCGCCGCCAAGAAGGGTGAGCCCTACGTCAGCGCCTATACCGCCAGCAAGCACGGCGTACTGGGCGTCGTCCGCTCGGCGGCGGCCGAGGTCGCGGCCAAGGGAGTCACCGTCAATGCGGTCTGCCCGGGCTACGTCGACTCGTCGATGACACAGCACACCATCGCCAACATCGCGACGGCAACCAACTGCACGCCGGAGGAAGCACGAGCAGTGCTGGAGGCCAAGCAACCCAACCGGCGCCTGGTGACGGTCTACGAGGTAGCCGAAGCAGTCTGGCTGTGCGTCACGAACTCCGCCCTCAACGGGCAGGGCATCACCATCGACGGCGGAGGAGTCCAGTCGTGA